A window of the Cicer arietinum cultivar CDC Frontier isolate Library 1 chromosome 6, Cicar.CDCFrontier_v2.0, whole genome shotgun sequence genome harbors these coding sequences:
- the LOC140920647 gene encoding uncharacterized protein, whose product MVMPTKKPNETILPYLQQAGFGEVIKLGNYKIDVGLITAMVERWRPETHTFHLPIGLNVSGFPVSGSNFVNVKDVCQEYLGVIPPEGATKVMTLQVMVENMEPEKVILYPQLFWGCVAMMHTDFVHVYRQVLELFSQVIDRLSFHDRTTENVLLSSMPRDELDPNDLGELQRTESKSGYEPLQEGNLPVFEGVQPLVLKGLMSNVSHSVSIDVLSRITVHSCDSIFGDAETRLLMHIIGLLPWLCLQLSKDLVIGLVSPLQHQYQKACSVAANITVWCRAKSLDELATV is encoded by the exons ATGGTCATGCCAACAAAAAAACCGAACGAAACCATATTACCGTATTTGCAACAAGCTGGATTTGGTGAAGTGATCAAACTTGGAAACTACAAGATCGATGTCGGTTTGATTACTGCTATGGTTGAAAGATGGAGACCAGAAACTCATACTTTTCATCTCCCGATAG gattaaatgtgTCTGGTTTTCCTGTTAGCGGTTCAAATTTTGTGAATGTTAAAGATGTTTGTCAAGAATATTTAGGAGTTATCCCACCTGAGGGAGCAACAAAgg TAATGACATTGCAAGTTATGGTGGAGAATATGGAGCCAGAGAAGGTGATACTCTATCCTCAGCTATTTTGGGGGTGTGTTGCTATGATGCACACAGATTTTGTCCATGTCTACCGCCAGGTTCTGGAGCTCTTCTCTCAAGTGATTGACCGTTTATCTTTCCATGATCGCACAACAGAAAATGTTCTCCTTTCAAGCATGCCTAGGGATGAACTTGACCCCAATGATTTAGGAGAACTTCAGCGCACAGAATCTAAAAGTGGCTATGAACCTTTACAAGAGGGGAATTTGCCAGTATTTGAAGGGGTGCAGCCTCTTGTTCTTAAAGGACTTATGTCGAATGTCAGTCACAGTGTCTCTATTGACGTCCTTTCGCGCATCACAGTGCATTCTTGTGATTCTATATTTGGTGATGCTGAGACGAGACTTCTGATGCACATTATAGGGTTACTCCCTTGGCTCTGTCTTCAACTCAGCAAAGACCTAGTGATAGGTCTTGTTTCCCCACTCCAACATCAATATCAAAAGGCTTGCTCTGTCGCTGCCAATATCACAGTTTGGTGCCGAGCAAAATCCTTGGATGAATTAGCTACTGTATAG
- the UGT708B1 gene encoding UDP-glycosyltransferase 708D1 has protein sequence MSDEAVHVAMFPSAGMGHLTPFLRLAALLLNNHCKVTLINPLPTVSHAESNLLSHFHSSFPHLNILPFHLPLPSSSPPSNSIDPFFFRVQTLRDSIHLLPPLLSSLSPPLSAFISDIMLISPLLSITLKLSIPNYTLFTSSASMFSFFSHFPTLSQSLSSQPISDSDAVAVEVPGIPFSPLPYSSIPPFLIFPTTIRNFIMEDSPNLTNLDGVFANTFEALESYSLETLNSGKVVKNLPPVYAVGPFVSFEFEKESQQTALTKWLDGQPIGSVVYVCFGSRTALGRDQMREIGNGLIRSGYKFLWVVKDKIVDKEEEIGLDEILGVDLVEKMKEKGLVIKEWVDQSEILGHKSVGGFVSHCGWNSLVEAVWNGVPILAWPQHGDQKINAKLVEIGGWGIWNKNWGWSGELVVKGEEIGDAIQEMMENKLLKLKAMHLKEEGRKATSVGGDCEVTIQKLIEKWKNN, from the coding sequence ATGTCTGATGAAGCTGTTCATGTTGCCATGTTTCCAAGCGCAGGCATGGGACATCTAACACCATTCCTAAGATTAGCAGCATTGCTTCTCAACAACCATTGCAAAGTCACTCTCATCAACCCTCTCCCCACTGTCTCTCACGCTGAATCAAACCTCCTCTCTCACTTCCACTCTTCTTTCCCTCACCTCAACATTCTCCCATTTCATCTTCCACTACCATCTTCTTCTCCTCCTTCAAACTCCATTGACCCTTTTTTCTTCAGAGTCCAAACTCTTCGTGACTCCATACACCTTCTACCTCCTCTGCTATCTTCACTCTCACCACCCCTCTCTGCTTTCATCTCTGATATCATGCTCATTTCCCCTCTCCTTTCAATCACTCTAAAACTTTCTATCCCTAACTACACTTTGTTCACTTCTTCAGCTTCCATGTTTTCCTTCTTCTCTCATTTCCCTACCCTTTCTCAATCCTTATCTTCACAACCAATATCTGATTCTGATGCTGTTGCTGTTGAGGTTCCTGGTATTCCATTTTCACCTTTACCATATTCCTCTATCCCACCATTTCTTATCTTCCCTACCACAATTAGAAACTTTATAATGGAAGATAGTCCTAACCTCACAAACTTAGATGGTGTTTTTGCCAACACCTTTGAAGCACTTGAATCTTATTCACTAGAAACTCTTAATAGTGGAAAAGTTGTCAAAAATTTGCCTCCTGTTTATGCTGTTGGCccttttgtttcttttgagtttgAGAAGGAAAGTCAACAGACAGCGTTGACCAAATGGCTTGATGGTCAACCTATTGGATCTGTGGTGTATGTTTGTTTTGGAAGCAGGACTGCTTTGGGAAGAGACCAAATGAGAGAGATTGGAAATGGGTTAATAAGAAGTGGATATAAATTTTTGTGGGTTGTGAAAGATAAAATTGTtgacaaagaagaagaaattggGTTAGATGAAATTTTAGGGGTTGATTTAGTggaaaaaatgaaggaaaaggGGTTGGTGATTAAGGAATGGGTGGATCAAAGTGAGATTCTTGGTCATAAAAGTGTGGGAGGGTTTGTGAGTCATTGTGGATGGAACTCATTGGTTGAGGCAGTTTGGAACGGTGTGCCGATATTGGCTTGGCCACAACATGGAGATCAGAAGATAAATGCAAAGTTGGTTGAGATTGGTGGGTGGGGGATTTGGAACAAGAATTGGGGTTGGAGTGGGGAACTTGTTGTGAAAGGGGAGGAAATTGGAGATGCTATTCAAGAGATGATGGAGAATAAATTGTTGAAACTTAAAGCAATGCATCTTAAAGAGGAAGGAAGGAAAGCTACGAGTGTTGGTGGGGATTGTGAGGTTACCATTCAGAAGCTTATTGAAAAgtggaaaaataattaa